Proteins encoded in a region of the Paenibacillus wynnii genome:
- a CDS encoding adenosylcobinamide amidohydrolase, producing MSEIILPFEPKEKETLSSYHSKVWSGLTLTLKGDHLELEFPEEADGLSSAVYGGGMISLKRAVNLFVNRDYECSDPVRDMENKLGEWGYPLSGCAGLMTAVPLEHAAVAEEDTGSAGIFCCVTAAAGNAARAGVKRNVLAVYRPGTINIMLGIDGRLTPSAMVNAVMTAVEAKAAALADLGITDPENGLVATGTTTDAIVLGVSQNNRYRAEHVYAGTATDLGGAIGRLVYSAVTASLQSVKSRNYNS from the coding sequence ATGAGTGAAATCATATTGCCGTTTGAACCTAAGGAAAAAGAAACGTTATCTTCCTATCACTCTAAGGTGTGGTCAGGACTTACGCTTACGCTGAAGGGAGATCATCTGGAGCTGGAATTTCCGGAAGAGGCGGATGGTCTATCCAGTGCTGTGTATGGCGGAGGTATGATCAGCCTCAAACGGGCCGTCAATTTATTTGTCAACCGGGATTATGAATGCAGCGATCCTGTTCGGGATATGGAAAATAAGCTGGGAGAATGGGGTTATCCGTTATCCGGCTGCGCAGGACTGATGACCGCTGTGCCCCTTGAGCATGCGGCGGTAGCCGAAGAAGACACAGGCTCCGCCGGTATCTTCTGCTGCGTAACCGCGGCCGCCGGAAATGCGGCGCGCGCCGGAGTGAAACGTAATGTACTGGCGGTTTACCGCCCAGGCACGATTAATATCATGCTGGGCATTGACGGACGCCTGACACCGTCAGCGATGGTTAATGCTGTGATGACAGCTGTCGAAGCTAAGGCTGCGGCATTAGCTGATCTGGGCATTACTGACCCTGAGAATGGGCTAGTAGCCACGGGCACAACTACGGATGCGATTGTACTTGGAGTGAGTCAGAACAATCGGTACCGTGCAGAGCATGTATACGCTGGAACAGCCACGGATCTAGGGGGCGCTATTGGGCGGCTTGTCTACTCTGCGGTGACGGCAAGCCTTCAATCGGTTAAGTCAAGGAACTACAATTCATGA
- a CDS encoding pyridoxal phosphate-dependent aminotransferase, translated as MLEKYGHGGDLLTAAELYGNEDSGFLDFSANINPLGPPPEVMSLLQNSLSSIIAYPDPGHRRLKRLLADSLGTDSSWLTVGNGAAESMALLLLALTPRIVGIVEPCFSEYRQLSEQFGAEVLSVYGTNEQGYRADVDKISGLLEKVELLFLGQPNNPNGIQYSLAELRLLAQKAESCGTYLAVDEAFIDFIPEAERNSLLPELEQYRHTILIRSMTKFYAIPGLRLGFTIAHPDLAAAMTGKQVTWSVNGLALLAGEACLTSGEDYEQRTRALIISERAKLRQGLLKLGCEVPPGEANFLLCGLPSPWSAEKMQTLLGRSGILVRSCAMYPGLGKGHIRVAVKNAADCSRLLQHMGEIMAEETGDRIGMREGGVRNE; from the coding sequence ATGCTTGAAAAATACGGCCACGGCGGAGATTTATTGACTGCGGCGGAGCTTTATGGGAACGAAGATAGCGGATTTCTCGATTTTAGCGCCAATATTAACCCGCTGGGTCCGCCGCCTGAAGTGATGAGCCTGTTGCAGAATTCGCTTTCCTCTATTATTGCCTACCCAGATCCGGGGCACCGTCGGTTAAAGCGTCTACTGGCTGACAGTCTTGGAACGGATAGCAGTTGGTTAACGGTGGGTAACGGGGCTGCAGAATCTATGGCTTTGCTGCTGTTGGCTCTCACTCCCCGGATCGTAGGTATTGTGGAACCCTGCTTCTCGGAGTATCGTCAGCTCTCAGAGCAGTTCGGTGCCGAGGTGCTGTCTGTGTACGGCACAAATGAGCAAGGCTATAGGGCCGATGTAGATAAGATTTCTGGGCTGTTAGAGAAGGTAGAGCTGCTGTTTTTAGGACAGCCGAACAATCCAAATGGCATCCAATATTCGTTAGCAGAGCTTAGACTGCTGGCACAAAAGGCCGAGAGCTGTGGAACCTATCTGGCGGTGGACGAAGCCTTTATCGATTTCATTCCTGAAGCGGAGCGGAATTCCTTGCTGCCGGAGCTGGAGCAATACCGGCATACGATTCTGATAAGGTCGATGACAAAGTTTTACGCGATTCCCGGGCTGCGACTTGGATTCACAATTGCCCACCCGGATCTTGCGGCTGCCATGACGGGCAAACAGGTCACTTGGAGTGTGAACGGCTTGGCGCTGCTGGCAGGAGAAGCCTGCCTTACGAGTGGAGAAGATTATGAGCAGCGCACACGCGCCCTGATTATTTCGGAACGTGCCAAGCTGAGGCAGGGATTATTGAAGCTGGGGTGCGAGGTGCCGCCGGGGGAAGCTAACTTCTTACTATGCGGTTTGCCCTCGCCCTGGAGTGCTGAGAAGATGCAGACCCTGCTTGGCCGAAGCGGTATTCTAGTGCGCAGCTGTGCCATGTACCCGGGGCTTGGGAAAGGGCATATCCGCGTGGCTGTCAAAAACGCTGCTGATTGTTCTCGTCTGCTCCAGCATATGGGGGAGATTATGGCGGAGGAAACAGGAGATAGAATAGGAATGAGAGAGGGCGGGGTACGGAATGAGTGA
- a CDS encoding lipoate--protein ligase translates to MIFIDNTGITDASINLAIEEYALKHLPMDESYLLFYINSPSIIIGKHQNTIEEINQEYVKDNNIQVVRRLSGGGAVYHDLGNLNFSFITKDDGQSFHNFLKFTQPVIDYLQSMGVNAELSGRNDLQVGEQKISGNAQFSTRGRMFSHGTLMFNLNLDDVQASLNVNPEKFKSKSTKSVRSRVANIKELLGTDMTIEAFREGLLRSIFGMEPSEVPQYKLEEKDWVKIHEISEEHYKNWDWNYGQSPKSNVKHMRKFPAGLIDIRMDIEDARIQDIKIYGDFFGVGDVADVENALRGKRYEQLEVREALAGLDLKHYFGRIEPEDFMGLVFLEE, encoded by the coding sequence ATGATTTTCATTGATAACACAGGGATTACAGACGCATCTATCAATCTGGCGATTGAAGAATACGCGCTTAAGCATTTGCCTATGGACGAAAGCTACTTGCTCTTCTATATCAACAGTCCGTCTATCATCATTGGCAAACATCAAAATACAATTGAAGAAATCAATCAGGAATATGTAAAAGATAATAATATCCAGGTCGTTCGGCGCTTATCCGGCGGCGGTGCTGTCTATCATGATCTTGGCAATCTTAACTTCAGCTTCATCACTAAAGACGACGGACAATCGTTCCATAACTTTCTGAAATTCACACAACCGGTAATCGACTACTTGCAGAGCATGGGAGTAAATGCTGAGCTTAGCGGTCGTAATGATCTGCAGGTCGGTGAGCAAAAGATTTCCGGGAACGCCCAATTCTCCACTCGCGGACGGATGTTCAGTCACGGCACACTCATGTTCAATCTGAACCTGGATGATGTACAAGCCTCGCTGAATGTAAATCCGGAGAAATTTAAATCCAAAAGTACCAAATCCGTGCGCAGCCGCGTAGCCAACATCAAAGAATTGCTAGGAACCGATATGACGATTGAAGCATTCCGCGAGGGTCTGCTGCGTTCGATCTTTGGCATGGAACCTTCCGAGGTGCCTCAGTACAAGCTGGAAGAGAAGGACTGGGTGAAGATCCACGAGATCTCCGAAGAGCATTATAAGAACTGGGATTGGAACTACGGTCAATCGCCGAAGAGCAATGTGAAGCATATGCGTAAATTCCCGGCTGGGTTAATTGATATTCGGATGGATATTGAGGATGCTAGAATTCAGGATATCAAAATCTATGGCGACTTCTTCGGTGTAGGTGATGTTGCCGATGTAGAAAATGCACTTCGCGGCAAACGCTATGAGCAGCTGGAGGTTAGAGAGGCGTTAGCCGGTCTGGATTTGAAGCATTACTTTGGCCGCATTGAGCCTGAGGATTTCATGGGCTTGGTATTTCTAGAAGAATAG
- a CDS encoding metal-dependent hydrolase encodes MMGKSHFIISTGVTLSAMSLLGYEISIPVIAVAALSSLLPDIDEPNSLLVRKAIPEFLLRGLQIALLGGAVYLYFAGIAAPPWNIILALLVGSVSFLPGRRLRHLVMLLIALGLFAFGEAYDPWHYIAACALALSALVPHRGLTHTLYAVAGWGALLYFASLGRVDGSSIWIAGGMSYALHLLADSLTQHGITPLPPLPFKLRLKLMSTGTKKGSAVEKVCIMLTLTLFIYVFILSR; translated from the coding sequence ATGATGGGCAAATCCCATTTCATAATCAGCACTGGGGTTACCCTATCGGCTATGAGTCTGCTGGGATATGAGATCTCTATCCCTGTTATTGCCGTAGCAGCGCTAAGTTCACTACTGCCTGACATCGATGAACCCAATTCTCTACTGGTACGCAAGGCTATACCGGAATTTTTGCTGAGAGGGCTGCAAATTGCTTTGTTAGGGGGAGCCGTCTACCTTTATTTTGCTGGTATTGCAGCTCCACCGTGGAATATCATACTCGCCCTGCTTGTCGGCAGTGTCTCTTTCTTACCTGGCAGAAGGCTGAGGCATCTGGTCATGCTGTTGATAGCCTTAGGCTTGTTCGCGTTCGGAGAAGCTTATGATCCGTGGCACTATATCGCAGCTTGTGCGCTTGCTCTCTCGGCACTGGTTCCGCACCGGGGATTGACGCATACGCTCTACGCTGTTGCCGGTTGGGGAGCGCTCTTGTATTTCGCCTCCTTGGGCAGGGTGGATGGTAGTAGCATATGGATAGCAGGCGGAATGTCCTATGCCCTTCATCTGCTCGCCGATTCATTGACCCAGCACGGCATTACGCCGCTGCCCCCGCTTCCCTTTAAACTTCGCCTGAAGCTTATGAGTACCGGGACTAAGAAAGGCAGTGCAGTGGAGAAGGTATGCATTATGCTCACACTGACGCTGTTCATCTACGTATTTATTCTATCTCGTTAA
- a CDS encoding DMT family transporter translates to MNRSRMADFSLLLVAMMWGCTFLIVQTAVRVLPPLAFNSIRFTGAAVLLALITLVFYRSEWKKVSWGMVRHSLLLGLFLFMGYGFQTVGLLYTTTSNTGFITGLSVVLVPFLSLALLKHSISRYTWVSAVLAAVGLYLLTFTGTAMSLNKGDGFILLCAIAFALQIAYTGVYAPRYPALPLASLQLAVVGLFSTMGSLLFEGPGSLAHAGQLIGKPDVLLALLISIGPTSAFAFWIQTACQKYTTPSRVAIIYAMEPVFAAFTGLAFGGETLGVSALLGCVFILAGMLMAELTPDLSRLKSNDWFRYRLFRKK, encoded by the coding sequence GTGAATCGCTCCCGTATGGCCGATTTCAGCCTGCTGCTGGTAGCGATGATGTGGGGATGTACGTTTCTGATTGTGCAGACTGCAGTCAGAGTCTTGCCTCCGCTCGCTTTTAACAGTATTCGTTTTACGGGTGCTGCCGTACTGCTGGCCTTAATTACTCTAGTTTTCTATCGAAGTGAATGGAAGAAGGTAAGCTGGGGGATGGTACGTCACTCTCTGCTGCTGGGGCTGTTTCTGTTCATGGGTTATGGCTTCCAGACGGTTGGATTGCTGTACACCACCACCTCCAATACCGGATTTATTACCGGACTATCGGTGGTACTGGTTCCATTCCTGTCTCTAGCCTTATTGAAGCACTCGATCTCGCGTTATACCTGGGTAAGCGCAGTGCTGGCAGCGGTCGGACTATACCTGCTCACGTTCACCGGAACAGCGATGTCCTTGAATAAAGGCGATGGGTTTATCCTGCTCTGTGCCATTGCTTTTGCTCTGCAGATCGCCTATACAGGAGTCTATGCCCCACGCTATCCCGCCCTCCCGCTGGCTTCCCTGCAATTGGCTGTTGTGGGTCTATTCAGCACTATGGGCTCCCTCCTATTTGAGGGGCCGGGTAGCCTGGCTCATGCAGGTCAGCTTATTGGGAAGCCGGATGTACTGTTGGCACTGCTCATATCTATCGGTCCGACCAGTGCTTTTGCCTTCTGGATCCAAACGGCCTGCCAGAAGTACACTACACCTTCACGTGTAGCTATTATTTATGCCATGGAGCCGGTGTTCGCCGCATTCACCGGGTTAGCCTTTGGCGGGGAGACCCTTGGTGTTTCTGCATTGCTGGGCTGCGTTTTCATACTAGCCGGTATGCTTATGGCGGAGCTTACACCGGATCTGAGCCGTTTGAAGAGTAATGATTGGTTCCGCTATCGTCTATTTAGAAAGAAATAA
- a CDS encoding Cof-type HAD-IIB family hydrolase: MYKLIAIDIDDTLINDDKEVTPATQTALEQAVAAGVVVTLATGRAYASAQAIARQTGLNVPIITYQGALIKNLLDEEVLYERYVPEDAVRKLFTYCVEHDLHLQTYIDDKLYAREENQKLIDYTTLNKTQYYVEPDWEKLVPQKTPKMLIIDDPDFLDELTPILRELLGDSVHITKSKPYFLEIMHHEGTKGIALEFLANHFGCDLSETIAVGDSWNDHEMLEAAGLGVAMENAIPALKKIADFITYSNNEDGVKHVIEKFILQNA; encoded by the coding sequence ATGTACAAATTGATTGCGATCGACATTGACGACACCTTGATTAATGATGACAAGGAAGTAACCCCTGCCACACAAACTGCTCTTGAGCAAGCTGTTGCCGCAGGTGTTGTTGTAACACTCGCTACAGGCCGCGCGTATGCATCGGCACAAGCCATCGCCCGTCAGACCGGACTTAACGTACCGATTATCACCTACCAAGGTGCGCTTATTAAGAATCTGCTGGACGAAGAAGTTTTGTACGAACGTTATGTACCTGAGGACGCTGTACGCAAGCTTTTTACTTACTGTGTAGAGCATGATTTGCACCTGCAAACCTACATTGACGACAAGCTGTATGCCCGCGAAGAGAACCAAAAGCTGATCGACTACACCACCTTGAACAAAACCCAATATTATGTGGAGCCGGACTGGGAAAAGCTCGTTCCTCAGAAAACACCTAAAATGCTAATTATCGATGACCCTGATTTCTTGGATGAATTAACACCTATCCTCCGCGAACTTCTGGGAGACTCTGTGCACATTACGAAATCCAAGCCCTACTTCTTGGAAATTATGCACCATGAGGGCACCAAAGGTATAGCGTTAGAATTTCTAGCCAATCATTTCGGCTGTGACCTGTCCGAGACCATCGCTGTCGGTGATTCTTGGAACGATCATGAAATGCTTGAAGCTGCCGGCCTTGGCGTAGCGATGGAGAATGCCATTCCTGCTCTGAAGAAAATCGCCGATTTCATCACCTACAGCAACAATGAAGATGGTGTGAAGCATGTAATCGAGAAGTTTATTTTGCAAAATGCTTAG
- a CDS encoding GNAT family N-acetyltransferase, producing MTNSIDPILISFPESFETERLLIRAALWGDGAILNEAIGESLNELRPWMLFAKTMPTLEESEIFTREARLAFLKRDKLHMRIFNKSTGSFIGNSGLHQINWDTRNFEIGYWIRSSCSGYGYMTEAVNGITDFAIHTLEANQIEIRCSARNIKSAAVAERAGFTLDGILRSNCRGFDGELHDSKVYAKVRGAEF from the coding sequence GTGACTAATTCTATAGATCCGATCCTTATTTCTTTTCCTGAAAGCTTTGAAACCGAACGTCTTCTTATCCGTGCAGCACTCTGGGGAGACGGTGCAATTTTGAATGAAGCAATAGGTGAGAGTCTCAATGAGCTGAGGCCGTGGATGCTTTTTGCCAAAACTATGCCTACCCTTGAAGAATCGGAGATATTTACGCGTGAGGCACGGTTGGCGTTTTTGAAACGTGATAAACTGCACATGCGGATTTTTAACAAAAGCACCGGTTCATTCATCGGCAATAGCGGCCTGCATCAGATCAATTGGGATACCCGCAATTTTGAAATCGGATACTGGATTAGAAGCTCTTGCTCGGGTTATGGTTATATGACTGAAGCTGTTAACGGAATTACGGATTTCGCAATACATACACTTGAAGCCAACCAGATCGAAATCCGCTGTAGCGCAAGGAATATCAAAAGTGCTGCGGTAGCCGAACGTGCGGGCTTTACACTGGATGGAATTCTGCGCAGTAATTGCCGGGGGTTCGATGGGGAACTGCATGACAGCAAAGTGTATGCGAAGGTACGCGGGGCGGAGTTTTAA
- a CDS encoding MBL fold metallo-hydrolase, with the protein MDTLVFLGTGDAMGVPRVYCSCDTCTEARAGGVNVRLRSSVLIDNGSDVLVIDCGPDWRRQMEAQGIRNMRRLLITHAHFDHIGGLPEWADACRWMGYRGEMYAPAEVIPIIERQYPWLGSHIDMIPCDDGITLDGWQIDTWKVCHGKNGYSYAYRLEKEGYSWVYCPDSISLGPDETKRMHGADLLVLGTSFYYEAAELSTRSVYDMTEAAELLKIVKPRRAVYTHMSHDVNFLKDYTLPENVTLARTGMKLKLS; encoded by the coding sequence ATGGATACATTGGTTTTTTTGGGTACAGGGGATGCCATGGGCGTTCCCCGGGTGTATTGCAGCTGCGATACCTGCACCGAAGCGAGAGCGGGCGGAGTCAACGTCCGGTTACGCTCCTCGGTGCTTATAGATAACGGCAGTGACGTATTGGTGATCGATTGCGGTCCGGATTGGCGGCGGCAAATGGAAGCGCAGGGGATACGCAATATGCGCAGGCTGTTGATTACCCATGCCCATTTTGACCATATTGGCGGCTTGCCGGAGTGGGCGGATGCTTGCCGCTGGATGGGATATAGAGGTGAAATGTACGCCCCGGCTGAAGTCATTCCGATTATTGAACGTCAATATCCGTGGCTTGGCAGTCATATAGACATGATTCCTTGCGATGACGGTATTACGCTTGATGGCTGGCAAATAGATACTTGGAAGGTCTGTCATGGCAAGAATGGCTACTCCTACGCCTATAGGTTGGAGAAAGAAGGCTATTCATGGGTTTACTGCCCGGACTCCATTTCACTGGGGCCAGACGAAACCAAACGGATGCATGGAGCTGATTTGCTTGTGCTGGGGACGAGCTTTTATTATGAGGCTGCTGAGCTCTCGACACGGTCGGTCTACGATATGACGGAAGCTGCTGAGCTGCTGAAGATAGTGAAGCCTCGTCGGGCAGTCTATACCCATATGTCTCATGATGTAAATTTTCTCAAGGACTATACATTGCCTGAGAATGTCACATTAGCGCGAACAGGAATGAAGTTGAAATTGAGCTAA
- a CDS encoding imm11 family protein: protein MKVWELGTSREDSIYYEEEDKFYSLAPLGSFNGEIIKKWEITKFSLNKGLNLDTVSFLNKVPVFSRKAINSTGDLLDNDVQILPIQINLQEYYLLNVTCVIDCFNYEKSLYRTRSNGTIRDISKYVFHTNRLDGQFIYKTPEEVLSKVFVTDKFRDRVIEQGLTGFSFRELFDSEEDPSIRENKRRIYHEMLEQIEQREARTFDMREASKLVEEKGIAVASGKWKWQKNRDGIIVLGELTEEFSDYTWMKPTFIPPILIDLKWKEVEKSDI from the coding sequence ATGAAGGTATGGGAGCTTGGAACCTCTAGAGAAGATTCTATCTATTATGAGGAGGAAGATAAATTTTATTCATTAGCGCCTTTGGGTTCTTTTAATGGTGAAATTATAAAAAAATGGGAAATCACAAAGTTCTCACTTAATAAAGGACTGAATTTAGATACAGTTTCTTTTCTTAATAAGGTGCCGGTATTTAGTCGAAAAGCAATTAATTCGACAGGAGATTTGTTAGACAATGATGTTCAGATATTGCCCATACAGATTAATCTTCAAGAGTACTACTTACTGAATGTTACTTGCGTTATTGACTGTTTCAATTATGAAAAATCTTTGTATAGAACTAGAAGTAACGGAACGATTAGAGATATTTCAAAATATGTATTTCATACCAATCGATTAGATGGACAATTCATATATAAAACGCCGGAAGAAGTCTTATCAAAAGTGTTCGTAACGGATAAATTTCGTGATCGGGTAATTGAGCAAGGCTTAACAGGATTCAGCTTCCGAGAGTTATTTGATTCTGAAGAAGATCCAAGCATAAGAGAAAACAAGCGTCGTATATATCACGAGATGTTGGAACAAATCGAACAGAGGGAAGCAAGAACATTTGATATGCGAGAAGCCTCCAAACTCGTTGAAGAAAAAGGTATAGCGGTAGCTAGCGGAAAATGGAAGTGGCAAAAAAACCGTGATGGAATCATTGTACTAGGAGAGCTGACAGAAGAGTTTAGCGATTATACCTGGATGAAACCCACCTTTATCCCACCAATTTTGATTGATCTAAAATGGAAGGAAGTCGAGAAATCCGATATTTGA
- a CDS encoding sulfate ABC transporter substrate-binding protein — translation MRLFKGSRQLHVWLVTLMLTLSALSVMGCTSEKESNSTEVFAPKQGDLTLVVGAYSVAKDAVEEILPLFAAKWKADTGQTLVFQQSYEASGTQARAIAGGFEADVTLLAMEGDIEKLVKAGLVLPNWKERGEGGMVTRSVVALGTREGNPKGIHDFDDLAKPGVKVLYPNPKTSGGAQWDINAIYGAGLKRSEELKGAKDPAIAKAFLESVHANVESLDKSGRASMAAFEYGVGDVIVTYENELLARIAKGVKYEVIIPKNTILIENPAAVVDKYVDARGTREASEALVNYLVTPEAQKVFAKHGFRPVDKQVYAENESRYPVPAGLFDINYLGGWDEVRSTLYSNRGIWYQVLAGI, via the coding sequence ATGAGGCTTTTTAAAGGGAGCAGACAACTGCACGTATGGCTTGTCACCCTGATGCTTACCCTTTCTGCTCTGTCAGTTATGGGTTGCACCAGTGAGAAGGAGAGTAATAGTACGGAGGTTTTCGCTCCTAAGCAAGGTGATCTAACGCTGGTCGTTGGTGCCTACAGTGTGGCGAAGGATGCCGTGGAGGAAATATTGCCGTTGTTTGCAGCGAAATGGAAGGCTGACACCGGACAGACCCTAGTTTTTCAGCAGTCTTATGAAGCTTCTGGAACTCAGGCTAGAGCTATTGCTGGAGGATTTGAAGCCGATGTAACACTGCTGGCGATGGAGGGAGATATCGAGAAGCTGGTCAAAGCCGGTCTGGTTCTGCCGAATTGGAAGGAACGCGGTGAGGGCGGTATGGTGACACGCTCGGTGGTTGCACTGGGTACCCGTGAAGGCAATCCAAAGGGAATTCATGATTTCGATGATCTGGCAAAGCCAGGGGTTAAGGTGCTGTATCCTAATCCGAAGACCTCCGGTGGAGCGCAGTGGGATATTAATGCCATCTATGGAGCGGGCCTGAAGCGGTCTGAGGAACTAAAGGGAGCCAAAGACCCTGCGATAGCAAAAGCGTTCTTGGAGAGCGTACACGCGAATGTAGAGTCTCTGGACAAAAGCGGACGCGCATCTATGGCTGCCTTCGAGTATGGAGTAGGCGATGTCATCGTTACCTATGAGAATGAACTGCTCGCACGCATTGCCAAAGGCGTCAAATACGAGGTCATTATACCTAAGAATACCATCCTTATCGAAAATCCAGCCGCGGTTGTAGACAAATATGTTGATGCCCGCGGAACACGTGAGGCATCTGAAGCATTGGTAAATTATTTGGTGACACCCGAAGCACAAAAGGTATTTGCCAAACATGGCTTCCGTCCGGTAGATAAGCAGGTCTATGCAGAGAATGAGAGCCGTTATCCGGTTCCAGCCGGGCTGTTCGACATTAATTATCTGGGCGGTTGGGACGAAGTGCGAAGCACATTATATTCCAACCGGGGAATTTGGTATCAAGTGCTTGCTGGCATCTAA
- a CDS encoding sulfate/molybdate ABC transporter ATP-binding protein, with protein MHVEVRGLNKHFGDFHAVKDVNFGITKGHLIGLLGPSGGGKTSILRMLAGLETPDSGDIIFHGQTVNSLPPQERGIGFVFQNYALFKHMTAYENIAFGLKVKKASKTAIRDRVTELVELTGLKGFESRYPHQLSGGQRQRVAFARALAPEPQLLLLDEPFAAIDAKIRQELRSWLRELIERVGITSIFVTHDQDEAIEVADEIMIINQGRLEQKGTPWDIYKEPKTPFVATFIGESTLIESASELKGFEGAGGGKPTKALIRPEYIEVGSLHEFKMASATEQGIVKHLHFRGSEWLVEVEVNGNKLVTYRSLEKETLQVGQDISVLVHRAYLFNDNRSWIQENRLKEDPMPVFI; from the coding sequence CTTCGGGATCACCAAAGGTCATCTAATCGGTTTGCTTGGCCCCAGCGGCGGAGGCAAAACCTCTATCCTGCGTATGCTGGCTGGGCTTGAGACACCAGATAGCGGAGATATTATATTTCATGGTCAGACGGTAAACAGCCTCCCTCCTCAGGAGCGCGGGATCGGCTTCGTATTCCAGAACTATGCCCTATTCAAACATATGACTGCTTATGAGAACATCGCATTCGGCTTGAAGGTTAAAAAAGCGAGCAAGACAGCCATTCGTGACCGGGTAACGGAACTGGTGGAGCTAACGGGGTTAAAAGGTTTCGAAAGTCGCTATCCCCATCAATTGTCGGGCGGACAGCGTCAGCGGGTTGCGTTCGCACGAGCGCTTGCCCCTGAGCCCCAATTGCTGCTTCTGGATGAGCCGTTCGCTGCTATTGATGCCAAGATCCGGCAGGAGCTGCGTTCCTGGCTGCGTGAGCTGATTGAACGTGTGGGAATAACCTCAATCTTTGTAACTCATGACCAAGACGAAGCGATTGAAGTGGCGGACGAAATTATGATCATTAACCAAGGTCGTCTGGAGCAAAAGGGTACACCTTGGGATATTTATAAAGAGCCGAAGACGCCGTTTGTGGCGACCTTCATTGGCGAATCTACCTTGATTGAGAGTGCCTCTGAGCTAAAAGGCTTCGAAGGCGCTGGCGGGGGCAAGCCCACCAAAGCACTCATACGTCCGGAGTATATAGAAGTAGGCAGTCTGCATGAATTCAAAATGGCCTCGGCTACCGAGCAAGGTATTGTAAAACATCTGCATTTCCGCGGCAGCGAATGGCTAGTAGAGGTAGAAGTGAACGGCAATAAGCTGGTTACCTACCGATCCTTGGAGAAAGAAACCCTGCAAGTGGGTCAGGACATCTCCGTGTTGGTACACCGGGCTTATCTATTCAATGACAATCGTAGCTGGATTCAGGAAAACCGCCTCAAAGAAGATCCAATGCCTGTGTTTATTTAA